The genomic segment CGAGTTAGAAGGTCCTGCTGACATGATGTCAAATAACTGCTGTCCATCAACACCAGCAAGTTTTGCCACTGCAAATGCTTGCGACATGGTTGCTACCGTTGTCATACCCATGAAGTTATTAATTAATTTAGTTGTATGTCCTGCACCTAAAGCGCCTAGGTGGAATACATTTTCGCCTTGCTCTTCTAGTAATGGTTTAACTTTATTAAAAGTATCCATGTCACCAGCAGCCATAATGTTAAGTAGGCCATCTTTAGCATGTGCAGGTGTTCTGCCTAAAGGCGCATCAATCATGCCGACACCTTTTTCAGCAAGTGCAGCACCAATTTTTTTAGTCGAAGAGGGGATAGATGTACCAAAGTCAACTAGCACAGAGCCAGGTTTAATACCCTCTAATACGCCATCATCGCCGTATACAATTTTTTCTACCACTGCTGATGTCGTTAAACAAAACTGAACCACATCACTGGCAGCAGCTAACTCTTTTGCAGATGTAAAAGCAGTTGCATTGCCACGGTCAATAACACGTGCAACAGCTTCAGCGCTTAGATCCATTACATTGACTTGATAACCTCTCTTTTGAAGGTTCTCAACCATGTTGCCGCCCATAAGACCAAGGCCGATGAAACCAATGATTGGCTTTGTCATATCTAACTCCTAAAATTTTTATATATGTTTATCTGAGTAACAAAGATTGCTCAACGCTTAATAGTGCGAGTAAATTAGCTGCATGGATTAACTGTCCATTTTTGAATATGCAATTAATTGTTTTTACATGCTCTACTCTATTAAGTATTTGTAAATATTATCTAAATCGAGCTTATTACCAATATTAGTTAATAATAAATTTATTGTCAACCAATTTGTTATATTTTGGTTTACCAAAAGTTAAATTGGTAAGTTAACCTGTGAAGCTAAGTTGTGTTGTTATGTAATTTCGCTAAATTTATTGTCATTAATGGAAAGGTGATTGTTGGAGAAAGAGCCTACCCGTAGCGGAAGGCTCTTATTAAGTGTGGCTTATTAGAATCTAGCGCGAACTCCAACAGTATAGCGACGATCTGATTCACTGTACTTCCATACCGAATCTAGCTCTGTAGTGTATTCAATTGGTTCCCCAGTTAAATTCACAACATTACCAACAACAGTGAAGTGTTCATTGATATCCCAACTTGCAGAAAAGTCGAATTGACCTCGAGCTTCACGGTAGTTGTTACCAACAGTCGCATCAAAGTTATCTGCTGATGGGTCATTTTGGTTAAATACGTTATAACCTAATGCACCAACTGTTTGAACGCGTTTCTCTGCTTGAGAATATAAGTAACGATCGCGCCAGTTATATGCTAGACGGAATTGAAGGTCGTCATTTTCCCAGTACACTTGACCGTTAGCTGTATTCTCTGAAATATTTAGCAGTGGGTTGCCATCAGGTTGTTCACTATCAGCATAGGTATAGTTGGCATTGATACCAAATCCAGACCAGAAACCTGGTAAGAAGGTAAACTGTTGTTGATAAGCTAGCTCAACACCTTTTACTTCACCGCTGCCACCATTAACATCAGTATCAACAACAATACCTGTTCTGCCCGCAGCTTTTTCTGAGTCAACGTAGGCTAAACCTTGTGCCTCGGTTGCAAAGTTTACGTCACCTTGGCTTTGACCTGCAGTATCAAGTAAACAAACGTTGCCCCATTCTGTCGTGTTTTGGCCATCTACAGTACTTGGGTCAGCTAAACAACTGCTGTCTGTTTGTGTAAATGAATTGACGTCTTTATAGAAAAGTGCAGCTGAAACAATGCCACCATCACCAAAATAGTGTTCAACAGATAAGTCATATTGAGTCACACGGTATGGTTCAAGTTGGTAAGAACCTTGAGTACCAGTCACTAATGAGTTATCAATTGATAATGCTGGGCTTAGCTCATCAAAGTCTGCACGACGCATAACTTTTGCAGCAGCAAAGCGCATTAAGGTTTCATCTGTAAGGGTATAGGTCACATTCAAGCTAGGGAGAAAATCTGAATAATCGTTTTCGCCAGTATCAAGAATTTTGTTTCCATTGGCATCAACAGAAGCAACAACGCTAGACTCTAATTCTGTTTGAATATAACGACCACCAAATGCAGCAGTTAAATCATCAAAATCCAAATGGAATTGAGCATAGATAGCGCTGGTTTTCTCGTTAATTTCTTTATATGCACCATTATCTTCTA from the Shewanella japonica genome contains:
- a CDS encoding NAD(P)-dependent oxidoreductase is translated as MTKPIIGFIGLGLMGGNMVENLQKRGYQVNVMDLSAEAVARVIDRGNATAFTSAKELAAASDVVQFCLTTSAVVEKIVYGDDGVLEGIKPGSVLVDFGTSIPSSTKKIGAALAEKGVGMIDAPLGRTPAHAKDGLLNIMAAGDMDTFNKVKPLLEEQGENVFHLGALGAGHTTKLINNFMGMTTVATMSQAFAVAKLAGVDGQQLFDIMSAGPSNSPFMQFCKFYAVDGEEKLGFSVANANKDLGYFLAMCEDLGTKSLIAQGTSTSLQEAVDAGLGQNDVPVIFDYFSKLEK